The Pieris napi chromosome 4, ilPieNapi1.2, whole genome shotgun sequence DNA segment caattaaatttattatttgtattaattttcgacacttaatattttaatgacaattaaattcattaaattcctaacatatcttcctttttccctttCTCCAAGTCttggaaatctaaagttttagatttgtacaaatatgaagtttcacttctgacatgtgtactttgtacgcacgcacttttttttgtttaataatacttCTGCATATGTGAACTAAGTATATCAGTGCatcaaatataaacatatacgtgcaattattaaagttcatccaccttcttttaaattacataaacatGTAGTACTTGAGTTTGTCAATAGTCGTGTTGACAATGACTTAATTTATCTGACATTCGCAAACCTTCAGTATTGAGTAAATGATGACTTTGATGTTTGACTACTTAAATAGAGGTGTTTTtcgttgaaaaatattattacttccTGCCACATCCGGAATCAGTTAACTCCTAATGTTATAACGGCGAACCGAgggtagataaaaaaaatattttttttaaaacgaaaAGGATTCATACACTTGAATGATGATTTGTGATTGGCTAacatttatgagaatattttgtatgtgcgggaaaatataaatatgtatctttaaaaaaaattgtagctTCCATAATTATAGTTCCCGTAACAAAGACAAAATTACTGCACCAACCACAAGGCTGCATAAAACGAGTATTTCTTTCCTTTCATGTCTACTGCTgctagaggacaaatcttagttttttttatattataaattaactattcattacttaagatgtcaaccaggtgtaatggttgcagctccttacaaacattttgtaaaacaaaaatcttggcgattaaaaagagtggcggagagtttattgacTGCTCTTGTCGTCCGTTCTACACCGTGATTTGAGAAGTGTATGtgcattaaatgtaaaattagaagcatttagcatttaatatgtatttctttattgacgttcataagtacaTGTAGATACACTGTGTtacttaaatgaataaatgattttgaatttgaatttaacagTCGGATGCTTGACTCAATATGAATTCCGGATCTTGCAGGaagaagttatatttttacgtaTAAGTCTCCATTTAATAGTCAACATTCTCAAAGTCATCATTTTctcaatgtatttaatttagacagaaccttgatataatttttctttgcatcccttaaaaaatatttctttttgcaAAATAGAACTAGTATTagccaaaaaattaaaatatgtatattaatgaGCAGTTTTTGAAATTCAAAGTAATAGCGGCATTTAGATCGCTTTATTTATGTTCATCACTTGATATCGTCTCTGCGGCCcggtatttttgtttattagcGTCATTAGTAAACAagactgtaatttttttcagccCCGACCCAGAAATAGCGCATCATACATCATTCTTCGTCGTCACATTGGCACTCAGCACCAACTGGCTTTGGAAAATCGCCCTAAGCCAGTCCTCGCTACAGAAGCTTCTAGCAGTTCCCACCATAAGCAAAGCTAGAATTTGCTTAGCTGTATCATGCTTGGGCGTGATATTGATGAAACTTTTATCTTGCTTTCTCGGATTAACTCTGTACGCTTGGTTTGCGGGATGCGATCCATTACTAACGGGACAAATAAAGAAACATGAACAagttagtttaattaaaattttaattgtttatttaaagtagCGTCTTAAGTTTCTCCTataaccagtggcgctacaaccttttaggtctggccagatttgtgtatgtgattcgtgatcatttgttctttctgtgcctgacacacgctggcGTCACGTTAAGGTGTGACGGTTTCCTCAGGATGTTTTACTTTACGAGTGGATGTTCAATGCGTAGACAGAAAGTCccttggtgcacagtcggggatagaatctcaaggatgagagtaaCATGCTCAAGCCACTAAGTCAACACTTCTTTGTCTCACCTATACTTCAATACTAATAGTATCTATGGAAAGTGTAGGACGGCAATCACTCCGTCCCAATTAAGCACGTATTTGATGATTCTGTCTTTAAAGGCGTTAATTTTTCGTGTTCTCTAAGCCGATTTGGCCAAAGCTGTTTTTGATGACGTAGAAGTCtagataattttttcttacatacatCAGAATTTTATAATCGAACAATTCGGATCTGTATTCGACCTACAACCACTGAGGCACTATGATAATGTtgtagttataataaaataaaattatttattcctttttaGCTAGTACCGCATTTTCTGAATAACCTGGCTACAATGTTTCCGGGAATTTGTGGCATATTTATCATCTCAATATTTAGTGCAACAACAGGGtgagttttaagtttttacacTACTTTTCTCTTCAAACAATCAGTACAACTCAATAAAATTTTGACTTGGCAACCCGTGCTAAAACAGAGCTAAGAGTAACACGAAagtagaaaaagaaaagaaaacaagAAAATGACTTAAACATcttaatgaaaaatgatattataaacataattaaattcctGAATTTTGTACTTTTAGTGGAAAATATAGTTATGAAAAAGTATGTTGCTACGGgacacataaaaattatactctCAATTATAAcggaattaataaaaaagtataaaataatcgtgaattttgaaaatgtatgaaaagaaATGGTGGGGTCAAAGTGACCTTACTGGTTTAATTTCCCTCGACCGAAAACCTTATTTTTGGAGTACAATTAATTGTTAGGGGCCTACACTATACCTAAGTATCCAAAAGttactttaaatgttttacttGATACTGTAGGAGTACCTCAACTTTATAACCAGTAATTACCTCACATACTCAAATATAAAGTAACAAAGAATCCCTCTACTCCACCCCCCCTTATAGGCAGCAACGCACCATGGGTGACCATGACCAGCCTTTTAAGGCTGTCCCgtaagctcgtttgccccatatcatataaaaaactttttcatACTGtgcatacaataaatattaaattatttataaatgaatttcAGTTGCATATCGTCTATAATTAATTCGGTGTCGGGAGTAATATTTGAAGAATTCATACGGCCCTGGATGCCTTCCAACACAGGGGAATCAGCGTGTTGTCGAATTATGAAGGTAATGTTTACATAACATTCAGAGCTTTCTTTCTTTTGCTGATGCCTGTGCTAATCCAAGAAGGAAAATTTCAATACAAACTGAACAACAACTTGCAACAATTTTGTACGTTTTAATGGGTTAAAATTATTCCAACAAAATGCTACAGAAAATTTCGAGAATTAGCATGCTCCCAATGAAATTCTGGCCCGctaatatatacacatatataatatatatagtatatacaatatacataatataaaactgaATATTATTCGTTTGTTTGTCTATTATACAGCTCTAGCTACgacttaaaagtatttttgtgtTGGCTACAGACAGActgatataacatttattacttacgaaactcacacacaaaataacaatagtaAAAAGCTAGTTCATTAATAGAAGATTCATATGACGCACTACATGACAGCTCTTCTTGGTTCATCATATGATTGACGACATCTTGGGATCCATAGCTTCAGATAATTACTTCACCCGCATTGGATGGTAGTGTGACGTCATATACGTAGCGCCTAAAACGTTTTATtgtgttattatataaagtgcCTGTTACGTTTGGTAATGGTTTGGGGGAGAAAGGTgtaaaatagtattaataattcCAGTTCCTATGTATTCTGGTGGGCTGTTACTGCGCTGGAGTTGTATGGTCTGCAAAGGAGCTGGATAGGTTGCAGCACGTCGCAACAGGTGTCACTGGAGTCACAGCGGGCACTTTGCTTGGCCTCTATACTTTGGGCATAACGTCTTCTAGAGCTAATTGTTCGGTAAGATACATGATTTGGTATAAGCtcgaattttttgtatttatgtgtTACTCGGCcttagatttatgtatctgtttccttaataaatTTCGCTAAAGGCCGTtaaggggccgttcaagtattacgtaagcagatttactgcaatttattcCCCCCCCcctcagcaaaagtaagcacaGCTctcaaaataatagtacataaacgtgttaattttttgtaggaatattcgaaaatgcatttcgttttcgaGCATacacaatgtgtgggtaatatgtgtataccagtaaataattactgttgacgtaatcaccaaataagaaaatcaaagataatatagtgcttacgtaatacttgaacgacaCCTAAGTGGTGAGCCGTAAGTGACGTACAGATGCCGTAAATTTTTGAATCGTAGAAATGCTTGTTTCTTCGCAATAGTTTTGTAGTCAAATTTTaacatcaaataatttttagacaCCAAGCTTTGGGTTTGGacgttttaaaaatcgaacacTCTGTCAAAATTTTATCGCCCTCTCTTGTCAACTCATGTTAAACATTAAGCATTGAGaagcaataattattaagaaacTGTCACATTTATTATAGCGCCCTCTcttgacaataaataaaactatagaaATGCTCAGCATATCTTATActtgaatttgttttattacatagTGTCACTAAGAGATGTCGCTGTACTTGATTTAACATAGGAAATTAGTTCATAGATTCTCCGCTAGAGAGCATCTTCGCTAATATTTAGAAACAACACATTTTTTccttcttttaatttttattaatttattttttgtagacTGCTAGTTTTTATAGTTACAGTGAACATTATcgacaaaaaacaaaactacgCTCATACTCTACGATTTCAtctattgaattaatattttattaaaatttaaattcccATTATGCTTTACCTTGTTaagaatttttaatgttatttctttgtatttatgaaaaaaattatacatttttaatcttaaCAAGAGATGCTTTCAGCCTTTTAAACTCATAATAACCTTTTCAGGGTGCGCTAAGCGGTTGTCTTTTGAGCCTACTACTATGCGGTTGGTTACTCATTGGAGCTGAAAACGCGTTAGCTACGGGGGCATTGACCTTTCAGCGGAAGCAACTCCTCACTTCCGGCTGCGGGAAAGCCAACTTTACGCACATTTTGATAAATACAACGACTATCATGCAGACAATTACGTAagtgatattttataaatacggtatacatttttttctggTTTTCATAGACTTTacgcatttttatttattttttatgattattgtttaaacattaataaagtaTACCTTGGTGCCTGAAGGGTACAATACTGTGTACACAATCCGTTGCTTAGTCACTAAAGAGTTacgagaaaaataaaagataaaattaatacaaaaaaacctAAGTAATCTAAAAGTATCAGCCTCGTCAGTTCCGTCGcaattttagttatataacCTGGATAAATGgagaataattttttaatcgaaaccactattttttttaatgattaaaacGGTCTTTGGGTATGATATGTCTAAATTTAGCTTACGCCGCGGTAGCggataaaaaactttattaaaattacaacacTTAACAAATTACAACTTTACTGGATGACGGAAGATTGGAAACTGGAAGGTGTTCTGATATTTAAGGAATGAGTTTGAGTGTGGGAAaaacaatgtaataaattagtcACCTTTAATATTAGATTAGTAAGAATTATGCGCTAACGCTAATatacatgtttttatattattatttaagaatcCTGTTAGTATTAGTTATTAAGTAAAGCATGCGTTTGTATGttaaaaaatgtacattttaatGTAGTTCCCGTTGGCAcacctttttaaaatataatattcagtgtaaactctctataacgacTCTTAAGGGACTGTCCATATTTTTACGTTACAATGAGTTGTCGTTAAATGGAAAGAAGAGAAATctgtattagaaaaagaaaaagtttatttcagactagtgttagtaattacataaaaacaattcttaTTTGATCGCTTTGTTAACGCTTTTGATGCACCAGCAaatatgttgtatttttttacgtattttattcatatcttGCGATATTGAGGCATCTTCGTGATAAAGCACGTGCAAGGAATTCCAATTTCTAAACAAAACAACGGATTACTTAGAACGTTCGGTACGTATTATGCCGACAGTCGAGTTTATTAAAAGCTAGGACAATACAGGTACATAGCTCCGCAGTCTTAACTAATTTTGCCAActtaaaagtactttttattattcaattgtCGTTATTGAGGGTGGATGTAATGGTATGTAGAGTGTATCATTGTATGGAAGACAAGCTAAGCCAAAGCCGAGTTATTGGTGATTTCGTTAAATCGAGGGCGGTACATGGactttacactgtatattatatattagtagtAAATCACACTGACAGCATTGTTGTCCTAGTggcatcagcgtgcgactccctgaggtcttaggttcgatccccagctctgcatcaatggacttccCATGTGCGCTAACACTACGTTCTGTGAAGGAATACATCGTGGGGAAACGTGTGTCAGACAGAAGGCTACTACTTgtgtatgaaataaatatgatcaAACGGATGAAACAAATCACGCCACTGCAGTTGAAAAACCGCACAATTTAGTGGATAGATAAAAGCTGAATTCGACtaattattgcaataaattaGGTGTTCATGTGTAAATACGTTGCTCATGTTTAATGACGCATTCAATTGTGGCAAAAATAgtgcaaaattattcataaatttacatttcaaaGCGATTTGCTCAATTTGGCGCAAAATTCGCATATGACTCCTAAcaaacatgaaacatattcaTCATAGTACCATcagaaaaatctatatttcaCGCAAAAAATATGCATAATTTAGCTTTTTTAAAGTCCCAATCCCCATGGGGGCAGAACATTTCTGCATCAGTTTTTATGTAAGACAAATAGCTCTTTTAGCACGAGCTTtgtcaaattaattatgaGCAAAGGTACGAAAttgaaggaaaatataaagCAAGGAATTTGGAGGAAACAGTTATGTAAATTACTTCTGAAAGTTCTTATTACTGGAATACTTTTGCTGACGGTACAAAGATGTATTACTCCAGTACCCTAAGATACATTGAATACatcaagtttatttttgtaaattataactTGTATTCGTTCTAcagaaaaatgtatttattttatataagttgtGCATCAACCAATAGATCTTGGCGTCAGATTTTTCTATCTTAAGTGTATGGTTTATAGGCATATGAAGCTAAAAAAATGCTGCTCATTTAGATGTTTTTATCGATAGGCCGCTACCGAGTTTTTGCGTTAACAAAGTCGAAAGATGGACACTTTTTTGAGTAAATTTCGTTGTTTTAAGACAATTATGTTATTACACTACGCGTATTTTTTCGGAGTTCTAACAACCGTACAAGAAAGAGCCTTGATAGTAAGAACATTAAAAAGCCGTGTCGGCATAGTGGTTTCAttgtcatccctgaggtcgtaggttcgatcccggccGTGGACCACCAAAGGACTTACatgtctatgtgtgcatttaacagtCGACCGCtaagtaaaggaaaacatcgacaGGCATGCCTTAGCTacaaaaattcgacggcgtcTGTCAGGCGCAGAAGACTGTTCACCTACTAGATAcggaaatctgagacccagacctaaaaggttgcagcgccactggtttttatAGCAAGAACTAATTATATGCGATGAAAGCTCGatatttgttaccatggttaccacTTTTTTAAGGAAAAGTAACAAAATACAAACTTAAATACACGTTTTACAAAGGTTTAATTTTCTTCTGTTAACGTAAGGATAAATTATTCCAACGTCATACAAATAGAAGAAAGTCTCAGCAAAAACCATGTTCTAAGTTTAAAAAGCGATCAACCGGCCAAAGTTTTAATCTTTGCCTGGCAACTTGGGTAATATAAGCTTAAACCGAACTTTTATCCCCACTTATTAAAACTTCCATATTACTATTACTTGATTTGAACAGTTTTATGACTTTTTCTTTGATACTTTAAACTTTTATggttatattttgatttatagtTCTATTGACTGCGGATGTACCTTTGTAACTAAGTAGCTGGTACGCCGTCGCTGTGCTCCATTTAAACAAACATCAGTCCATTATACACATATGGTAGTCAGCGAAAATATTGGTCATTGTTTCATTTCTACTtttcataacttttttaacatGAAAATAAGTTTCTTAGGGCCTTAAAGTTCATTTCAAGTGATTGCCTAGCGAAGTAagtttaagtaataattaacaatattgtaTCGATAAAcccatttgttatttttacctttgcatgttattttaattgattaaatttattacgtcTGGGTTGACTGTAAGAATCTGCTTTTAGCAGTATGTATGACCGGTCATCATCGTTTGTCttcttttatttgatttattgttattattatatataagcaTTGTCAATAACTCATTTTtgactattaaatataaagcaaCGCTGAAAGATATTGTGTACAATATTGATTATCACTGTTCTTCTAATACCGTATCGGAATACTCCAAGGAATAATGGTTAaaattgttgaaaaaaaaaaacgaaaattGTCTAGTGTAGTTATGACTTGTGTGGTTGTTgaggaaataataaatataattcacggcggaaaaataatatgaataaacgaattgtaattataaacaGTATTTCAAAActggtaaaaataaaagaatgtgTAAATGGGGCGGTCTTATTGACTTACAAGTTTCTTCCAGACAATAGATTAATACTACTGCACTTATTTATAACGTCATTATACATTCGCATCAGACCAATGATTAAGGGTTTTCAAtgctaaaaagaaaaaaaaaactgactAAAGCACATGAAACGACGagtatattaaaatctatatttctttttattttccagTCCGCTTCCATCGAAACCACTTCAGTCTCTCTTCAGAATATCCTTCACATACTGCCCCTTCGCTGGAGCCATCACCGTGCTCCTCATCGGTATACCCATGAGCTACCTCACGGGCAAGTCGAAGACTGACTCCATCAATCCAGACGTCTTTTGCCCCCTCACTCAAAGCTTCCTCCACAAGATGCCAAACAGAAGCCGTTCAGAGTCTTTGGATTTAAGTACTCCAGATAATCAGGAGGTCTATTTGGCACTCGATGAGGCCCTGAAACATTTGAaagaagtaataaataggtagttaatttttgttttttattgacttataatataaaaaattgtaccaaaaatataatagatataaaatgttgagaaaaagataataataatatttttttacttataatatgTTCTGATAATATTGACTATTTTTTCATCGacacaacaaaattaaaataaaataaaatttagtctatataatatgtaagattATAAATGATTCCTTGGGTATAAGTATTTAAacggagcagtgttggcctaaggGTTTAAAcgtgcgactgtcatcccGGAGTCATAGGTTTTTATCCCCAAATTGATTTTATACCAATGGAATTTGtctatttgcgcatttaacactcgctcgtaggGTTAAGAaagacatcgtgagaaaaccggcataccttagacccaaaacgtcGAAGGAAGAAtctatacttttatttattcaacaaGTAAACATCACAAATACTATATGATATCAaagtaaatacatttaaaagaagtggaagtttttttttttattaaaactaatatagTTATTTACTAAAGAGTACAAGTGCAAAACAATTAcctataacaaatataaatggcGATCGAAGGCAGTAGGGGAGCAcgaaaaaatgtatattctaACTAAAATTACGATAAAAGCCGcaacgtaaaaaatataatttaattactattgaaaattttctctggtcgttgcttcaagaaaagtattaagtagttgttttattcattatgaaattcttatttgttaactgtacatttcgtctcatggtgcaattctattggccgacatttgggtcggaaaaataatcccccgaataccactcgagcttcaaaattatctggtatttccctcaaggttcgttgcaaacaaatatagtcgtcatgacgactatagtagtcatgacgactatattaattgtttgcaacgaacctatcgggaaatacccgataattttgaagctcttgtggtattacatATGAGTATTTGTTACAACTACAAAGTCTGCGTAATTACATCCGAACCAACCGAACATTTCTCGCATATTTAACCCAACAAAATAAGTGTAAAATCCATTCAATAATCCGCGCGACATACGATTTCACAGCTCGATGCCGTACAAATTTCCACGTCATCTTCCATTATTCATAACTCCAATGATATATTGCGTTTAAGTCGGTTACCTGACCCTGTCCTCATAAACATTCCCATTCGTCATTTTTCCTCGCTTTCATCTTATCAGCGCTAATCTTCATACGAAAGTGATGAAAATTGATGGAGTTTCAACGAATAAAAGCCGACGTTGAAACTCTTTGTGAGCCTAACTAGGGTTCAAATAATCTTTGtgtgtaataaaatttcaaagctTTGGCATGTAAATTTTTAGTAACGAGAATGGGTACAATATACTAACGCACTGTATTTGGATAGAAACCTGTCATTTCGAAGCGTTTCGAATTATATGTCATGGTTTTGGTTCCCTGCGAAAAATAGTTTCGCGTGCGTGAGCACGGAATGACAACTTACCTACTCTAAAACTACTTTTTAAGAGTTTAGTATCCTAAAGTGTTTTCCAactttgacgactcattggtctagtggttagtacccctgactgcgaaaccatgggtcccgggttcggaccccggctgagacgaacatcgatgtgatgagcatttggtgttgtgcttaggtcttgggtgtttaaatatgtatttatatgtctatctatctataatacgTATGTATATCCATTGCCTAGTATcaataacacaagcttcaccagattaacatgggactaggtcaattggtgtgaattgtctttaaaaaaaaaatcctttttgtACCATGCCCGTagcctttctaaaattcttatgcccCCTTtgaaacatacataatttgtaatattacaaaattaattgttcactttaaaatctttaatgataggttttaggaagaaatcactaggaaattattaacaaaacacagtaagtaaattttcaaaacataattataaacatcgAGGTTTGAATTGCCCCCCCTTAACAAATTACCCCCTGTGGGGCCCTCGTCCCTGGGAAACACTGCTATAGCGAATACGAGAGAAATATAAATTGCACAACAATAACACGCTGGAAATATTTAGGCCAAGAAAATGCCTAGATTCTTTATTCCaggatttttctttttattaatttctcgATGTATCAAGTCCCGAACAAACAGATAAAATACGATTGTTTATTGTATAGGGTTTATTCGCCAAGTACATTCGTTTCCAAGAACGATGAACTTTTATTAATCTTTTACTGCCGGGGTACAAAACAACTCAACTTCAAGCTAAAGCCCGTTGTACACTAAAGAACGCAACAAGCAACAAGAAATTGGAGAGTAAATGAGCAGATCTCATAGCTTTTATTTGTGTGTATGGTCCCATTTGTGGGCCTCTACATCGGTTTCAAACTACAGCAACAGGCAGCGGGGTCTACAAAAGCGAAAGTATCATCATTTATCTTGTATCAAAAGTTACAATCCTCTTTAAGAACTTGTCTAAGAAGATCAAGAAAGTGAAAAtggatttgtttttttcttcaaGTATTTTTTGGCCGAATCACCAAACAGGGGACTTTTATTATGTAGTATCTTGTGTGTCTGTGTCTGTGTGAACATTTCTAGATTTACGAAATAATACTTCTTGCTTAATAAGTCACGTATAGGCAcacaacatatatatatacccgCAGCTGAGCTTCATCATCGCCAAGGCAGAATACTAAATGGGCAGACTTTGCAGGCAGTTTTCGCCGCGCAccattatgtggaaccagctgcccactgaagtatttccaaaccaattctacttagggtccttcaagaaaagagcgttccaattcttaacaggccggcaacgcacttgcgagccttctcgcaatgtgagtgtccatttaatattagatgtgcctcctgcccgtttgccccgttacattaaaaaaaaattaaaaaaaaaaaattatgcaacGATTATTGCGTATGTAGTGACACCTATCTACGGCTACAAATTACTCCTTGATTGATGATGTTGACCCTGGGGTCTTCGTGCTGGCCAGTCAGTAGGTAGTCTGATCTAGGATCCTCTACTATACTGATATAATAGAATAGAAAAATAGATAGAACTGTTCATCacttattttattgaagttatacttcttaaggcgcgttatgaaaaattgatgagagtgaaattttacgatgcg contains these protein-coding regions:
- the LOC125049229 gene encoding sodium-coupled monocarboxylate transporter 1-like — protein: MRNNTVAALPIYFNIAEYCLFGITLCVVIGVIIYFMFVNRKYNTVSGFLFGGKNMSTISVTFALIASHLTSITLLGVPVEIYLRGTQYWASTLSLIVVTFLTAVIYLPVFHKLQLSSSFEYLEIRFSTHTRTIAAVLYVISKLMLLPIVPYVPLMAFRLVTNPLASRITAVTCVACSTFIAMEGLRAVVSIGIVTTFLALAGTALPSSLALLPMGFKKMWEIADHGERLVFYDPDPEIAHHTSFFVVTLALSTNWLWKIALSQSSLQKLLAVPTISKARICLAVSCLGVILMKLLSCFLGLTLYAWFAGCDPLLTGQIKKHEQLVPHFLNNLATMFPGICGIFIISIFSATTGCISSIINSVSGVIFEEFIRPWMPSNTGESACCRIMKFLCILVGCYCAGVVWSAKELDRLQHVATGVTGVTAGTLLGLYTLGITSSRANCSGALSGCLLSLLLCGWLLIGAENALATGALTFQRKQLLTSGCGKANFTHILINTTTIMQTITPLPSKPLQSLFRISFTYCPFAGAITVLLIGIPMSYLTGKSKTDSINPDVFCPLTQSFLHKMPNRSRSESLDLSTPDNQEVYLALDEALKHLKEVINR